A genomic window from Sparus aurata chromosome 14, fSpaAur1.1, whole genome shotgun sequence includes:
- the sco2 gene encoding protein SCO2 homolog, mitochondrial: MFRCIVGDLRAGGRLLRSLPQVSSALTSQSQQVGLLRRRGLPRLTQKCFVSQGENPSVRSAKLKLRTRLVVTLLFGGGLLSVWLYVYSEKQQKLRQQRVEQLKQVALGQGNFSLLDHRGQRRTKKDFLGSWVLLYFGFTHCPDICPEELDKLSAVVSALDQNTSLPPVQPVFITVDPERDDVPALARYVKDFHPRLIGLTGTSEEVKEAGRDYRVYASPGPKDEDGDYIVDHTILIYLISPDGLFLDYYNRMKNQEQITDSIRNHIKNYVKL; this comes from the coding sequence ATGTtcaggtgcattgtgggtgatcTGCGTGCCGGAGGAAGACTCCTGAGAAGTCTTCCTCAGGTCTCGTCGGCGCTGACCTCACAGAGCCAACAGGTCGGACTTCTTCGTCGTCGTGGTCTTCCTCGGCTCACTCAGAAGTGTTTTGTGTCTCAGGGTGAGAACCCGTCTGTTCGATCTGCTAAACTGAAGCTGAGGACTCGCCTGGTGGTCACGCTGCTGTTCGGCGGCGGTCTGCTCTCCGTCTGGTTGTACGTGTACTCGGAGAAGCAGCAGAAGTTGCGGCAGCAGCGTGTGGAGCAGCTGAAGCAGGTGGCTCTGGGTCAGGGCAACTTCAGCCTCCTGGACCACAGGGGGCAGCGCAGAACCAAGAAGGACTTCCTGGGCAGCTGGGTGCTGCTGTACTTTGGCTTCACGCACTGTCCCGACATTTGTCCTGAGGAGCTGGACAAGCTGAGCGCCGTGGTGTCGGCTCTGGACCAGAACACCTCGCTGCCGCCCGTCCAGCCCGTCTTCATCACAGTGGACCCAGAGAGGGATGACGTGCCGGCGCTGGCCCGCTACGTCAAAGACTTCCACCCTCGTCTGATTGGACTGACGGGGACATCGGAGGAGGTGAAAGAGGCGGGGCGGGACTACAGAGTGTATGCCAGCCCCGGACCCAAAGACGAGGACGGGGACTACATCGTGGATCACACCATCCTGATCTACCTGATCAGTCCTGACGGGCTGTTCCTGGATTATTACAACAGGATGAAGAACCAGGAGCAGATCACGGACAGCATCAGGAACCACATCAAGAACTACGTCAAGCTGTAA